The region CCGCCCGGCGCGGTCGACACCGCTACGGACGCGCGGACCGGATCTACTGCCGCGAGCTTCCGGCCGCCCGGGAGTTCTATGCGATGTACGCCCGGCCGCGCCGATGGTGGCACATGTTCACCATGAGCCGGTCGCGACACTCGCTGGAGTGGATGCGCCAGACCGGGCAGCAGGCACGACCGGTGCTCGCGATCATCATGTCGCTCTAGCGCGTAGCGGACGAACGAGAAGACCCCCACCCGGGCCCGGGTGGGGGTCTTCTGGTCAATCACGGTGCGAACTACTCGCTTCCGCCGCCGGCGAGCTTCTCGCGCAGTGCGGCCAGCGCCTCGTCCGAGGCCAGCGTTCCCGACGAATCGCTGGTCGAGGAGAACGATCCACCGGTGCCCTGCTCGATCGCGGCCTCGGCGTCGGCCGCCTTGGCCTCCTCGATCTGCTTGATGTGCGCCTCGTAGCGGGCCTGGGCGGCGGCGTACTCGCGCTCCCAGTCCTCACGCTGCTTCTCGTAGCCGGGCAGCCACTCCTGGGTCTCGGCGTCGAAGCCCTCGGGGTAGATGTAGTTGCCCTGCTCGTCGTACTGGGCCTCCATGCCGTAGGCCTCGGGGTGGAACTCCGGCTTCTCGCCACCCTCGCCCTCGTTGGCCTGCTTCAGCGAGAGGCTGATCCGGCGCCGCTCCAGGTCGATGTCGATGACCTTGACCATGATCTCGTCGCCGACCTGGGCGATCTGCTCCGGGATCTCGACGTGGCGCTCGGCCAGCTCGGAGATGTGCACCAGGCCCTCGATGCCGTCCTCCACGCGCACGAACGCGCCGAAGGGGACCAGCTTGGTGACCTTGCCGGGTACGACGTGCCCGATCTGGTGGGTGCGGGCGAACTGGCGCCACGGGTCTTCCTGAGTCGCCTTCAGCGACAGCGAGACGCGCTCGCGGTCCAGGTCGACCTCCAGCACCTCGACGGTGACCTCGTTGCCGACCTCGACGACCTCGCTCGGGTGGTCGATGTGCTTCCACGACAGCTCGGAGACGTGCACCAGGCCATCGACCCCACCGAGATCGACGAAGGCGCCGAAGTTGACGATCGAGGAGACGACGCCCTTGCGGACCTGGCCCTTCTGCAGCTGGTGCAGGAACTCGCTGCGGACCTCCGACTGGGTCTGCTCGAGGAAGGCGCGACGCGACAGGACCACGTTGTTGCGGTTCTTGTCGAGCTCGATGATCTTTGCCTCGATCTCCTTGCCGACGTACGGCTGCAGGTCGCGCACGCGGCGCATCTCCACCAGCGACGCCGGGAGGAAGCCACGCAGGCCGATATCGAGGATGAGGCCGCCCTTGACGACCTCGATGACCGTTCCGGTGACCGGCTCATCGGCCTCCTTGAGCTCCTCGATCTTGCCCCACGCACGCTCGTACTGCGCGCGCTTCTTCGACAGGATCAGGCGGCCTTCCTTGTCCTCCTTCTGAAGGACCAGCGCCTCGACCTCGTCACCGACGTCGACGACCTCGTTGGGATCGACATCGTGCTTGATGGACAGCTCGCGTGAGGGGATGACGCCCTCGGTCTTGTAGCCGATGTCGAGCAGCACCTCGTCACGGTCGACCTTGACGATCGTGCCGGAGACGATGTCCCCGTCGTTGAAGTACTTGATGGTGGCATCGACGGCGGCGAGGACGTCCTCGGCCGATCCGATGTCGTTGATGGCGACCTGGGGGGTCGTGGTGGCGCTCTCGGTGGTAGCGGTCATGTAGCAGGTTGCTCCGGACAGGAATGTGGTTGCGGGTCGCGTCATAGGTCCGATGACGAACGGCGCTGTCATGAACACGAACCAACACCAACGACTGGAGGAGACTCGCGCGCCGCAACGACGTCCGACGGGCACGGCCTGCTCCATACCGAGGCAGCGCAGACCTATAGCGCACGACCCATCCTACGCACCTTGTCCATCCAAGGCCAGACGAGCCTGTTCGGCCACCCGGTGCCCTGGGTCACAGAAGTGGGCAGGATGGTGCCATGAGCACCGACTCCCCCGCGTCGCTTCGCCTCTCGCGCCTGGCGGCCGCGCTCGACGACGTCGCCGCCACCCGCGCCCGGTCGGCGAAGACCGCGAGCCTCGCCGCACTGCTGGCGGAGTGTCCTCCGGCCGATCTACCCGCGCTGATCGGGCTGCTGGTGGGCAGACCGCGCCAGGGCCGGATCGGGATCGGCTTTCGTGGGCTGCTGGCCGCTCGGGAGTCGGCGAGCGCGCAGGCGGAGTCCGCGTTGACCGTGGCGGACGTCGATGCGGCGCTGCAGCGCTACGCGGGGCTGTCCGGCCCGGGATCGGCCGGTGCCCGGCGGGTCGTGCTGAGCGAGCTGTTCTCGCGGGCGGACGCCGCCGAACAGGATCTGCTGGTGCGCAGCCTGGGCGGCGAGGTGCGCACCGGCGCGCTGGAGGGGGTCCTCACCGATGCTGCCGCTGCCGCCGCCGGCCTGCCCGCGGCAGCGGTGCGCCGCGCGGTGATGCTGAGCGGGTCGCTGGCCGGCACCGTCGTCCTGGCCATGCAGGACCCGGAGGCGATAGCCGCGGTCGGCCTACAGGTCGGCACCGCGATCCAGCCGATGCTCGCCTCACCCGGCGCGAGCGTGGACGACGCCGTGCACGCCTTGGGGCTGGCCTCCGTGGAGCACAAGCTGGACGGCGCCCGCATCCAGGTGCACCGCGACGGCGACCGCGTCTCGGTGTACACCCGGTCGCTGGCCGACGTGACCGCGCGAGTGCCGGAGATCGTCGATATCGCCCTGGGCCTGGACTGCCGCCAGGCCGTGCTGGACGGCGAGACCCTGATGCTGGACGAGGACGGCGCGCCGCGGCCGTTCCAGGAGACCATGAGCCGGTTCGGCGCCGACGCCGCCCGCGAGCAGGTGCTCGCCCCGCGGTTCTTCGACCTGCTGCACCTCGACGGGCGGGACCTGCTCGACGAGCCGCTGCGGGTGCGCCGCGAGCTGCTGCTGCGGCTGGCGTCCGACCACGTGATCGAGGGGACCGTCACCGACGACCCCGAGATCGCGCGCACCGTACTCGAGCAGGCCCTGGCGCTCGGGCACGAGGGGGTGCTGCTCAAGGCCATCGACAGCCCTTACGCAGCAGGGCGTCGCGGAAGATCGTGGCTGAAGGTCAAGCCCGTGCACACCTACGACCTCGTCGTCCTCGCCGCCGAGTGGGGCTCGGGCAGGCGGTCGGGGTGGCTGTCGAACCTGCACCTCGGAGCCCGCGACCCACGCGGTCAGTACGGTGAGCCCGGCGGGTTCGTGATGGTCGGCAAGACCTTCAAGGGGCTCACGGACGAGCTGCTGCGGTGGCAGACCGAGACCTTCCCGAAGTACGAGCAGCGCCGTACCCGCGGCGCTGTCTTCCTGCGCCCCGAGATCGTGGTCGAGATCGCGATCGACGGCGTGCAGGCATCGCCGCGCTATCCCGGCGGCGTCGCGCTGCGCTTCGCCCGCGTCAAGCGCTACCGGCCGGACAAGACGGCTGAGCAGGCCGACACGATCGATGCGCTGCAGCGCCTGCTGCGCGGTTGAGCTGTGACGCGCCGTCCTAGGCTGGTCGTATGACTCTCACTCCCCCGAGCGGTCTCGGGCCGCTCGCCGGGGTGGCCCAGCGGCTGGTCGATCAGACCGAGGCATCGCGGGCATCGCGGCACTGGTGGGACATCGACGCCGACAGCTATCTGCAGGCCCATGCCGAGGACCTGGGCGAGGTTGACCTCCTGTGGTGTCCCGAAGGCCTGCGGGAGCGCGATGCCGGATTGCTGGGCGAACGGTCGAAGCTGGCCGGCAGGCGGGTGCTGGAGGTCGGTTGCGGGTCGGCGCCCGCGGCCAGATGGCTGGCATCGGTCGGCGCCGACCCGGTGGCGTTCGACCTGTCCGGCGGCATGCTGCGCCACGCGGTCCGAGCAAACGCCCGCACCGGGATCGACGTCCCGCTGGTGCAGGCCGACGCCACCGCACTTCCGTTCGCGGACGAGTCCTTCGAGCTGGCCATCTCGGCCTTCGGTGCGATCGCGTTCGTCGCGGACCCGGCGCTCGTCATGCGCGAGGTCTTCCGGGTGCTGCGCCCCGGCGGGCGGTTCGTCTGGTCCACCAACCACCCGATTCGCTGGATCCTGCCCGATTCGCCTGATCCGGCCGACCTCACCGTCCGATCGTCGTACTTCGACCCGAGCGCCTACGTCGAGATCGACGATGCCGGCCGGGCGGCGTACGTCGAGACGCACCGCACGATGAGCCAGCGGGTGCGCGACATCCTCGGCGCGGGCTTCGTGCTGGAGGACCTGATCGAGCCGGAGTGGACGCCGGGGCGCCAGGTGGTGTGGGGCCAGTGGTCGCCTGAGCGGGGTGCGCTGGTGCCCGGGACCGTGATCTTCAACTGCCGAAAGCCGTGACGGCGGCCATCCGCATCGGGATGGCCGCCGTCAGGCGGTGGTGCTGCCGGGCTAGCGGCGCTTGTTGACTTCCTCGGTCGCCTGCGGGACGACATTGAAGAGGTCGCCCACGACGCCGAAGTCGGCGAGCTCGAAGATCGGCGCCTCGGGGTCCTTGTTCACGGCGACGATCGTCTTGGCCGTCTGCATGCCGGCGCGGTGCTGGATGGCGCCGGAGATGCCGCACGCCACGTACAACTGCGGCGAGACGGTCTTGCCGGTCTGCCCGACCTGGAACTGATGCGGGTAGAAGCCCGAGTCGACCGCTGCACGCGAGGCACCGACGGCACCCTTCATCGAGTCGGCGAAGGCCTCGATGACCTTGAAGTTCTCCTCCGAGGCGACACCACGACCGCCGGAGACGACGATGTTGGCCTCGGTGAGCTCCGGGCGCGAGCCGGTCGATTCCTCAATGCGGTCCAGGATCGCCGACTGGCGGGCGGCGTCCGACAGCTGCACCTGGACATCCTCACGAGCACCGGCGCCGGCCTGGGGCTG is a window of Blastococcus sp. Marseille-P5729 DNA encoding:
- a CDS encoding ATP-dependent DNA ligase: MSTDSPASLRLSRLAAALDDVAATRARSAKTASLAALLAECPPADLPALIGLLVGRPRQGRIGIGFRGLLAARESASAQAESALTVADVDAALQRYAGLSGPGSAGARRVVLSELFSRADAAEQDLLVRSLGGEVRTGALEGVLTDAAAAAAGLPAAAVRRAVMLSGSLAGTVVLAMQDPEAIAAVGLQVGTAIQPMLASPGASVDDAVHALGLASVEHKLDGARIQVHRDGDRVSVYTRSLADVTARVPEIVDIALGLDCRQAVLDGETLMLDEDGAPRPFQETMSRFGADAAREQVLAPRFFDLLHLDGRDLLDEPLRVRRELLLRLASDHVIEGTVTDDPEIARTVLEQALALGHEGVLLKAIDSPYAAGRRGRSWLKVKPVHTYDLVVLAAEWGSGRRSGWLSNLHLGARDPRGQYGEPGGFVMVGKTFKGLTDELLRWQTETFPKYEQRRTRGAVFLRPEIVVEIAIDGVQASPRYPGGVALRFARVKRYRPDKTAEQADTIDALQRLLRG
- a CDS encoding electron transfer flavoprotein subunit alpha/FixB family protein; this translates as MAEVLVLVEAADGELKKTTAEMLTAARAIGEPAAVVIGAAGSADALSGALSEAGAEKIYVAEGEEVDGFSVAPKAEVLAQLVNEKSPAAVLLASSQEGKEVAGRLALKTGNGLLTDAVDIDGDGTATQSIFAGSMTVKSKVKTPVAIITVRPNSISAQPQAGAGAREDVQVQLSDAARQSAILDRIEESTGSRPELTEANIVVSGGRGVASEENFKVIEAFADSMKGAVGASRAAVDSGFYPHQFQVGQTGKTVSPQLYVACGISGAIQHRAGMQTAKTIVAVNKDPEAPIFELADFGVVGDLFNVVPQATEEVNKRR
- the rpsA gene encoding 30S ribosomal protein S1, with protein sequence MTATTESATTTPQVAINDIGSAEDVLAAVDATIKYFNDGDIVSGTIVKVDRDEVLLDIGYKTEGVIPSRELSIKHDVDPNEVVDVGDEVEALVLQKEDKEGRLILSKKRAQYERAWGKIEELKEADEPVTGTVIEVVKGGLILDIGLRGFLPASLVEMRRVRDLQPYVGKEIEAKIIELDKNRNNVVLSRRAFLEQTQSEVRSEFLHQLQKGQVRKGVVSSIVNFGAFVDLGGVDGLVHVSELSWKHIDHPSEVVEVGNEVTVEVLEVDLDRERVSLSLKATQEDPWRQFARTHQIGHVVPGKVTKLVPFGAFVRVEDGIEGLVHISELAERHVEIPEQIAQVGDEIMVKVIDIDLERRRISLSLKQANEGEGGEKPEFHPEAYGMEAQYDEQGNYIYPEGFDAETQEWLPGYEKQREDWEREYAAAQARYEAHIKQIEEAKAADAEAAIEQGTGGSFSSTSDSSGTLASDEALAALREKLAGGGSE
- a CDS encoding class I SAM-dependent methyltransferase; protein product: MTLTPPSGLGPLAGVAQRLVDQTEASRASRHWWDIDADSYLQAHAEDLGEVDLLWCPEGLRERDAGLLGERSKLAGRRVLEVGCGSAPAARWLASVGADPVAFDLSGGMLRHAVRANARTGIDVPLVQADATALPFADESFELAISAFGAIAFVADPALVMREVFRVLRPGGRFVWSTNHPIRWILPDSPDPADLTVRSSYFDPSAYVEIDDAGRAAYVETHRTMSQRVRDILGAGFVLEDLIEPEWTPGRQVVWGQWSPERGALVPGTVIFNCRKP